In Armatimonadota bacterium, the following are encoded in one genomic region:
- the argH gene encoding argininosuccinate lyase has translation MSKLWGGRFKKATSPIVDEFNASISFDARLWRYDIEQSIAHASMLGKCGIIPLAESEKIIQGLRDLKNDIEAGKVEFDTSAEDIHMNIEKLLHERIGDVAGMLQTARSRNDQVATDVRMYVKAQIKEIDSLIREAQSAFIKVAESNIDTIMPGYTHLQHAQPVMLAHHILAYVWMLQRDRERLADCFKRTDVLPLGSAALAGTSFPIDREYTAKMLGFSRISENSMDAVAERDFAVEFLCALSILAMHMSRFAEEVVIWNTSEFGFIELDDSVATGSSLMPQKKNPDVAELMRAKTGRVYGDLMALLTVLKGLPLTYNKDLQEDKERLFDASDTIVICLKVLIEFVGHLKFNTTRMAAGLEGDFSTATDIADYLVTRGVPFRTAHEITGKLVRYCLEQGKTLGNLTLEEMRRFSDKFEGSNLTWDAWSSVEKRNIPGATAPCRLREQLEAAKKALAADLF, from the coding sequence ATGTCCAAGCTTTGGGGCGGAAGATTCAAGAAAGCAACTTCTCCAATTGTGGATGAGTTCAACGCTTCAATAAGCTTCGACGCGAGGCTTTGGAGGTATGACATCGAGCAGAGCATTGCCCATGCCTCCATGCTTGGCAAGTGTGGAATTATTCCGCTGGCAGAGTCGGAAAAGATTATACAAGGTCTTCGTGATCTAAAAAACGATATTGAGGCGGGAAAAGTTGAGTTCGACACGTCGGCAGAAGACATCCACATGAACATCGAAAAGCTTCTTCACGAGCGAATAGGCGATGTGGCTGGGATGCTGCAGACCGCTCGAAGCCGCAATGACCAGGTTGCAACCGACGTTCGAATGTACGTAAAGGCGCAAATAAAGGAGATTGATAGCCTGATTCGAGAAGCCCAATCAGCTTTTATCAAAGTTGCCGAGAGCAATATTGATACAATAATGCCTGGATATACACACCTTCAACATGCCCAGCCCGTTATGCTAGCTCATCACATTCTTGCATATGTGTGGATGCTTCAGCGTGATCGAGAACGCCTAGCAGATTGTTTCAAACGGACAGATGTGCTTCCGCTGGGATCCGCGGCGCTTGCGGGAACCTCGTTCCCGATTGATAGGGAATACACGGCTAAAATGCTTGGATTTTCACGGATAAGTGAAAATAGTATGGATGCGGTAGCAGAGCGGGACTTTGCGGTAGAGTTCTTGTGTGCACTCTCAATCCTAGCCATGCACATGTCCAGATTTGCTGAAGAAGTCGTCATTTGGAATACAAGTGAATTTGGCTTTATCGAACTTGACGACTCAGTTGCGACAGGCAGTAGCCTAATGCCGCAGAAAAAGAATCCAGATGTAGCTGAACTCATGCGTGCAAAGACAGGACGTGTTTACGGTGATTTAATGGCACTTCTTACTGTTCTCAAAGGTCTGCCTTTGACCTACAACAAGGACCTCCAAGAGGATAAAGAACGCTTGTTTGATGCTTCAGATACCATAGTTATTTGTCTAAAAGTTCTCATTGAGTTCGTTGGGCATTTGAAGTTCAATACCACAAGGATGGCGGCTGGGCTTGAAGGTGACTTTTCGACTGCAACCGACATAGCAGATTACCTTGTAACACGCGGCGTGCCGTTTAGAACTGCCCATGAAATAACCGGGAAGCTTGTAAGGTATTGCTTGGAACAGGGCAAGACCTTGGGCAACTTGACGCTTGAAGAAATGCGGAGATTCTCGGATAAGTTCGAGGGCTCAAACTTGACATGGGATGCCTGGTCCTCGGTCGAAAAACGCAATATCCCTGGAGCAACGGCTCCATGCCGATTGAGGGAACAATTGGAGGCTGCGAAAAAGGCGCTTGCCGCTGATTTGTTCTAG
- a CDS encoding ATP-binding protein: MAPSEFVRLEIPSSPKYLSLIRNLIDLIPTNQISLTEEQKDDIKLAIGEACSNAIKFSRSPNSPITIAFEIHPNQIEIEVRNESADFQPETLKIEPPPIEKIHEGGLGLYLIKQVMDNLKICCSNGITTVRMAKKLT; the protein is encoded by the coding sequence GTGGCACCGTCGGAGTTCGTACGCCTTGAGATACCAAGCTCGCCGAAATATCTTTCGCTTATTAGAAACTTAATCGACCTTATACCGACAAATCAAATTTCTTTAACCGAAGAGCAAAAAGACGATATAAAATTAGCAATCGGTGAGGCATGCAGTAACGCAATTAAATTCAGCCGTTCGCCAAACTCACCGATTACGATAGCATTTGAGATTCATCCTAACCAGATTGAAATAGAAGTACGCAACGAAAGTGCCGACTTTCAGCCAGAAACGCTCAAGATTGAGCCACCTCCCATCGAAAAAATACACGAAGGCGGCTTGGGATTGTATCTAATAAAACAAGTGATGGATAACCTTAAAATTTGCTGTAGTAACGGCATTACCACCGTTCGGATGGCGAAAAAATTAACTTGA